Part of the Triticum urartu cultivar G1812 chromosome 2, Tu2.1, whole genome shotgun sequence genome, aaagacccgaacccgagaaataaatataacttaataccggaaacggcaagagttggatacaaatatggaaagttacatccggggtgttacagggtcccacctgtcagttcgcataggcaaaaggtcagataaacacaaattaagcaggcgcgacaaggctccaacctgtgcgcgggaatcacctggttgtgtatgtgtctgtgagggtctgatgtgtgcgcatgcatgtgtaggttgagcacttgagcgtgagagtgtgtgttggtcgtgtggtgtactggtgtgtgcatgcatgcgtgcctgcgtgcgtgtgagtgttgcatgcgtgcgtggctgcatgtgtacatgtgagtgttgcgtgcgtgcgtgggtgtatgtgttgcgtggatgcagttcgtgtgcatgcgtgcgtatgtgtataatcaccacaccagctcctgtgtgttaaaacagacagctcagcataccaatacaaggccaccttgtccgctgtgcccgcggtcatgacttcgaaccaccgtccaaatatattttttcttgtttgttttcattcttactagcaagatgcccgtgcgttgcacgtaacatcaagatgcatttgtatgacttgtttatcttgtgagagaaaaggatgaacaagggaaggccttatttgcaaatgaggagaggtgtgtgggtacctttttgcaaaattgccatagtttctttcctatccgtcagatataaatcggacggcctatattgcaggatggcaggcacaccatcatcaccaactctgttttttataagagtgtattttatgtattttataagagtgtagatgtagagtagatacaagtcgacaggtgggcaccgtggtagtgagataatgtgatgcaacactagaggtgccacgtggagcgtttaactggtcaactagtcatgtcatgagcaaatacagagttgtacggtgagcccgtgactatataataaccactaaacataaatggtgaccgtaatgagtggattctgaagtccaatgtgcgtatcgtgctttcgcttcaaatacaatgatcgtcattgcatatatcgcgagagaaagatgaaacatgcgtgaattttctgggggcttacttttagaggacctggagatagttttgtgtgcatacgtgaaaggggcgtacagggagggtatgcgatggagagagagatgctcttcgtttctctttattatgactaactttgtatatagtataaaaatatacaaattcacggtgcagaataaatatcattgtgggcaccatgcaatgcaaattagcgtccgtactcctccatataactttgtaatgttgtgtgacgcccgggtaattaagctacagtaacctctgctaatgatgccatgtcacctcgattactgttgctaagttcgcgttagttcgaaatcgattcagattcaaattcaaaatagaGGCAAACATCAAAGGTTTTCAAttattaaaacaaaaatgttcaaaGTGTCGCAAACAATCCTTGAATAATTATCATAGTGGACCAACATTTTTATAAGGTGTTTAATTGCCCCAATGTAATAAACCAATGTCTATCATAATAATTTAAATGCCTTTTTTAAAACTGTATAAATTACAAACTATTTTAATTTGATGCCAAACTTAATGTGGCAGTAGTTTGATTTATAATTCAATCTTAGGTGCAAGTTTCTTATTTTATGAAACTATTTTTTCTTTAGAAAAGTAAAACAAAACTGAAACTAAATAAAAAGAAAGGCAAAGTAAAACggtaaaaggaagaaaaaaaggacccccccccccgcgcgcgcgCGTTGGGCCTCAGCCCAGCTGGCCATCCAACCAGGCCGGCCCTCCCCACGCTACCTTATCCCCCCATCGAAACCTAATCACCTACCGACACCCCACACCACTTCCCCCACTCCCCCATGTCTCGATCCCcctcccgatccgatctggatcggggacaactgcccgacgccgccgccgatCCACGCGACCACTCGCCGGAGCCCCCCTTGTCGCGACGCCCTCTCGCCTCTGCGCCAACCCCGGTGAACGTCGTTCCGTCGCTGTCGCCGGATCGCCACCTCGTCCCCACCGTGCTCGCCGCCCTGACGCCAACTCGCCGTCGCCCCGCAGCTCAGGCCCTCCCCGAGCACACTCATGCACCACTACAGGGCCGGTGAGGACCTTCCCATCCAACCCCGTCTTCCCTTGCTCCGGTCACCCGCTGTCGCCCGCGCTCACCCACGCTGCAACTGCCCGCTCGACGCCAACCACGGCCTCGCTCGGCGGGCCGCCTCCCTCCTGCCCTTGACTCACCGGCACTGAGCGAGCCCCTCTGCTCTCGCTAGCCGCCGCACTCGGCGCCCTGCTGCGCTGAGGGCCGCGCCCGCAGCCACGCGCGCCATGTCGTCGTCGCGTTCCGCGCCTCGCCTCTGCTGGTCCGACGCTGCGCCACCGCGCGCGATCGCAACCGGCCGCGCCCTTCGCCTCGCTCCACCGCGCCGTCAACGTGCGCCGCCTGCCCACTACTCGCTACTCCGCTGCTCGTCTGCTCCAGCGCGCCCGCAGCCCCTGCCACTCCCCGCGTCCTCTGTCGCTGGCCCCGTGCTGCTCCACCACCGCAGCGGCCCGCTGCTCCTCCGCCGCTCGGCACCCGCTACCGGCGCCCGTTCGGGCTGGGCGCCCACACGCCCGTGAACCGCACACCCCCTAGCCCCCCAGGGCCAATGACAAGTGGGGCCCAGCCCCTGGAACGTTTGAAAAAAATGAATGAAtgataacaaaaataaaaataattaactaattaattaattgaagaattaattaaagaattaattaacttaattaattttgattaattaaaatAAACAACTAATTAATCCTAGCTAATTAACCTAAATCCTAATTAAGCTAGGTAGagaatgacaggtgggtcccactggacccacacgtcaggttgaccaggtcaacggtcaacgttcactgctgacgtcatgctgacgtcagcaaacactattctggataatgttgaatttaaataattaaataaatcctaaaaatgatttatatcttttaaaattaatataaaaaaaaaccgtagctcggatggaaaaactttgtacatgaaagttgctcagaacgacgagacgaatccggatacgcggcccgttcgtccgccacacgtccctagcatagcaaacacacaactttccccatccggttcatctgtccgaaaacgcgaaacaccgggaatactttcccggatgtttccccccttcgtcggtatcacctcctaccgcgttagTGCACACCTAGCATCGCGCATTGTCATGTCTTCCATCGTCATGCttatgtttgcattatatttattgtttcttccccctcttctctcattagacaccgagaccgacgccgctgctacccagtacgactacggtgttgacgacccctctctcttgccaaagcaaccaggcaagccccccccccttgatcaccagatatcgcccactcttctctctactacttgcattagagtagtgtagcatgttactgctttccgttaatcctatcctgatgcatagcctgtcattgttactacaactgttgataccttacctgcaaatCCTACATGCCTAGTATAGGTTGCTAGTACTTCagcagtggccctacattcttgtccgtctgccatgctatactatcgggccgtgatcactcgggaggtgatcacggatatatacatacatacatatatgcATGCTATATCGGTggtgattccgatgtgggggctgaaggggcaggtggctccatcccggtagaggtgggcctgggttcccgacggcccccgactgttactttgtggcggagcgacagggcgggttgagaccacctaggagagaggtgggcctggccctggtcggtgtttgcggatacttaacacgcttaacgagatcttggtatttgatctgagtctggccactggcctatacgcactaaccatctacgtgggtacagttatgggcactcgacgtcgtggtatcagccaaagccttcgtgacatcagcgactgagcggtgcacgcgggattggactggaacgcctgctaggctaggtctgcttccggccgccctcgcaacatgcaggtgtgcaatgggcgatgggcccagacccctgcgccataggatttagaccggcgtgctgacctctctgttgtgcctaggtagggctgcgacgtgttgatcttccgaggccgggcatgacccagaaaagtgcgtccggccaaatgggatcgagcgtgttgggttatgtggtgcacccctgcagggaagtaaatctatttgaatagccgtgatcttcggtaacaggacgacttggagttgtaccttaaccttatgacaactagaaccggatacttaataaaacacacccttccaagtgccaaatacaacccggtggtcgctctctaacagggcgacgaggagaggatcgccgggtaggattatgctacacgatgctacttggtgaacttaccttctgctctcttctacatgctgcaagatggaggtggccagaagcatagtcttcgataggactagctatccccctcttattccggcattctgcagttcagtccacatattatacccccttttccatttgataccaatgcatacatatgtagtgtagctccgtgcttgcgagtactttggatgagtactcacggttgctttgctccccccttttcccctttctatacccgattgctgcgaccagacgttggagcccaggagccagacgccaccatcgacgatgactactactactcgagaggtgcctactactacgtgtagcccgctgacgacgaccatgagtagtttaggaggatcccaggcaggaggcatgcgcctctttcgatctgtatcccagtttgtgctagccttcttaaggcaaacttgtttacttatgtctctactcagatattgttgcttccgctgactcgtctatgattgagttcttgtattcgagccctcgaggcccccggcttgtaatatgatgcttgtatgacttattttatttgtagagttgtgttgtgatatcttctcgtgagtccctgatcttgatcgtacacgtttgcgtgtatgattagtgtacggtcaaatcgggggcgtcacaagttggtatcagagccgactacctgtaggaatcccccttccacacttcttggccgaagtcgagtctagacattacaaaactttttactaacatggttgtgtgtcttacgggcccacgtcgccatttgggtggtattaggatcttttactcctcaacctttactctgggactctgatctctcttctattcgggtttaCTGTATTTACTAAAGTCTACTTTAGGATCTCGTTACTACTTCCTCCCGGAAAACCCCTCACTCCATATGATTGCTCCGTGAACCAGAAGAATTCGAAGATACTCTCTGATATTCTCTCAAGACCTTGTGCCTgtcgcttttgcaattccctaccactgaaacatccctatggataaatacttacacctgtcgttcttacttttattcccagttgatcttgttattacaagataccccaaAATTCTCCCTAAtgttccgagaatactttgtgcctactgccttgcaatTCTTGCCACATGAATATCCTTACGGATAATTTATCGCACTTACCGAGTATCCACTCGTCCCtagttgattcatgtatgtcaccaagcttcgaaataccattcgatcttccgaaaatcctcaggagcgtattgctcttgaaattcttgcttgcttgcattatggttaatcccataagtctcgtaatcatattggcatcccttgtcattatcattttgagtccgttgattcAAAATGTTGcaaatgctcgcaatcctcaatcagatcctaNNNNNNNNNNNNNNNNNNNNNNNNNNNNNNNNNNNNNNNNNNNNNNNNNNNNNNNNNNNNNNNNNNNNNNNNNNNNNNNNNNNNNNNNNNNNNNNNNNNNNNNNNNNNNNNNNNNNNNNNNNNNNNNNNNANNNNNNNNNNNNNNNNNNNNNNNNNNNNNNNNNNNNNNNNNNNNNNNNNNNNNNNNNNNNNNNNNNNNNNNNNNNNNNNNNNNNNNNNNNNNNNNNNNNNNNNNNNNNNNNNNNNNNNNNNNNNNNNNNNNNNNNNNNNNNNNNNNNNNNNNNNNNNNNNNNNNNNNNNNNNNNNNNNNNNNNNNNNNNNNNNNNNNNNNNNNNNNNNNNNNNNNNNNNNNNNNNNNNNNNNNNNNNNNNNNNNNNNNNNNNNNNNNNNNNNNNNNNNNNNNNNNNNNNNNNNNNNNNNNNNNNNNNNNNNNNNNNNNNNNNNNNNNNNNNNNNNNNNNNNNNNNNNNNNNNNNNNNNNNNNNNNNNNNNNNNNNNNNNNNNNNNNNNNNNNNNNNNNNNNNNNNNNNNNNNNNNNNNNNNNNNNNNNNNNNNNNNNNNNNNNNNNNNNNNNNNNNNNNNNNNNNNNNNNNNNNNNNNNNNNNNNNNNNNNNNNNNNNNNNNNNNNNNNNNNNNNNNNNNNNNNNNNNNNNNNNNNNNNNNNNNNNNNNNNNNNNNNNNNNNNNNNNNNNNNNNNNNNNNNNNNNNNNNNNNNNNNNNNNNNNNNNNNNNNNNNNNNNNNNNNNNNNNNNNNNNNNNNNNNNNNNNNNNNNNNNNNNNNNNNNNNNNNNNNNNNNNNNNNNNNNNNNNNNNNNNNNNNNNNNNNNNNNNNNNNNNNNNNNNNNNNNNNNNNNNNNNNNNNNNNNNNNNNNNNNNNNNNNNNNNNNNNNNNNNNNNNNNNNNNNNNNNNNNNNNNNNNNNNNNNNNNNNNNNNNNNNNNNNNNNNNNNNNNNNNNNNNNNNNNNNNNNNNNNNNNNNNNNNNNNNNNNNNNNNNNNNNNNNNNNNNNNNNNNNNNNNNNNNNNNNNNNNNNNNNNNNNNNNNNNNNNNNNNNNNNNNNNNNNNNNNNNNNNNNNNNNNNNNNNNNNNNNNNNNNNNNNNNNNNNNNNNNNNNNNNNNNNNNNNNNNNNNNNTTTGATGTCATTTCAAATCATATGGATTCTTGTATTTTGGCTGTCTGTTTTTGGATTAAGTGATGGGAGTATCATCATATTTTTGCAATTTATAACCAAGAATATAACGCTGCTATGCACCATTGTAGAGCATTTCACCAATAAACTGCCCTCATGTTTAAACTAGGGGGCTCTTGCTGCCAACATAGACAAGAGACCATACAAACCAGTGAAAGGACCAACAAATTAGTGATGACCATTTTTTTCAGGACCGCAGTCACAAGCAGCCAAGCATATTGACCTAGGTGACTATATCACTGATAATAAATCGCTAGAAATAATTGCAGATGACTCACTCAACAGATGACCTAATAGATTTGCAAGAACAAACTGGTGAACCAACTGCTATCTCAGAAAATTATGTCACGCTATATTTTGGCATGTAGTAGTAAATCCAATGTCATTTTCCTTAGGTTCCTTTGTATGAATGTATTCATATAGAAACAGAAGGGACTAAAGAACAATAGGACAAACCTGATGGGAGGGCTCCTTGCTTCCCATTGTTTATCTGCGCCTGCTTGGACCGAAGCTTGAGCATGTCTAGTTCCACCTGCTTTAGCTTTAGTTTCACATCCAACATCTCCTGCATAATCAGTTACGACAACCATTTTAGGTCGCTAGAAGATCCCAAATAGAAAACAAGTTACTCAACAAGGATAGCTTACATCTTTTACTGGTTTGTTACTGTAATTGCCACCATCTTCACGAACAGAAGACCCACTCTTGGACTGTGCAGGGCTGCTAATTTGCTGACTTTGCAAAACATCAGTTCCTGAATTTAGCCGCATATTTAACTGGGACAATTTGTCAGATGCTGATACATGTCCTTTTAACGAGTTTGCATGCCGTGCTGGTTCAGAAACTGATGCAGGTGAGCTCTTCACCTTGGATGTGAACTCATTCAAACTTTGTGAAACAAAACTTTTCACTGGCGGAGTTGAAGTAGACTTCTGGCTAATAACATCTCTAACTTGATGACGATTACGCTCCACATCACCAAAATTCAACCGACCGGTCAGCCTGCTTCTGTTGGATTTCTCCCCGGGCTCATGTGCGTGTGCTGTATTGACATCTGGGTAACTACTGGAAAAGTTTCCAGAATTTGATCTGTCAAATAAATCGCCTTCCGTACTTGAGTTAACACGGCATCTTCGTTCATGCTCAGACACCATTAACTTGGCCTTCTTATGCATTATATTTTCAACATGCATGTTGTCAGCTTCTGTAGCTAAACCTTGATCCTCCATAGCAGGCTTCCCTAGCCTGTCCCAAACATTGCGGGGCCTTCTCATGGATTCTGGCACTTCACCATCATCAGTTCCCATGGCCACAGGCAAACGTCTTGTGGAGGAATTTCCGCCAAGATGCTCATCATGGGGTTCCTCTGCATTAGGTTTTCGAATAACAGTAAATCAATATCAAAGAATACCACTTTTGATCTTTTGGCAAACAGCCGACCCCAAAACTTAAACCCAGGACTGCTAGTGTAGTTTCCCGAATCAAATGGAGTACAGAAAGGAATATGGATCAGCTCAAGGTAGTATTAG contains:
- the LOC125537863 gene encoding uncharacterized protein LOC125537863, which encodes MGQEADADEQLQRRLRRVFAAEERSFRMDRRSPAAADLRSAVADVLPRFLGNYSDETLAEYIVILVCNGKHQYQARDDLEAFLGDDSAKFVAWLWGYLSKTAVALANDSSVQHRLENESQDRNDKKNLLVSKTQPGEAHIANSNILVPQEHNGLHKLDLSKGQNVAQRRISSTVTISPKMVAGDECYREGQHQKKDWSLTGGRSSSMRQSGVAAKTEHTLMQEEPHDEHLGGNSSTRRLPVAMGTDDGEVPESMRRPRNVWDRLGKPAMEDQGLATEADNMHVENIMHKKAKLMVSEHERRCRVNSSTEGDLFDRSNSGNFSSSYPDVNTAHAHEPGEKSNRSRLTGRLNFGDVERNRHQVRDVISQKSTSTPPVKSFVSQSLNEFTSKVKSSPASVSEPARHANSLKGHVSASDKLSQLNMRLNSGTDVLQSQQISSPAQSKSGSSVREDGGNYSNKPVKDEMLDVKLKLKQVELDMLKLRSKQAQINNGKQGALPSGLSYCSLVPSVSI